From the genome of Haloarcula limicola, one region includes:
- a CDS encoding DUF7692 domain-containing protein, with product MADNAPQSVRIRTGEGNEYRLDAIDRAAGRYDRNRSDAVACACDDAVRLLDAIEDVLGRSDLTHNQREEIATRFDRAASVNIEVGLSTQVGEK from the coding sequence ATGGCCGACAACGCGCCACAGTCAGTCCGAATCCGAACCGGCGAAGGGAACGAGTATCGCCTTGACGCCATCGATCGAGCCGCCGGTCGTTATGACAGGAACCGAAGTGACGCCGTCGCCTGTGCTTGTGATGATGCCGTTCGGTTACTCGACGCTATTGAAGACGTACTCGGTCGGTCAGACCTTACTCACAACCAACGCGAAGAGATCGCTACACGGTTTGATCGCGCTGCAAGTGTCAACATAGAAGTCGGGCTCTCAACTCAGGTCGGTGAGAAGTGA